AAAAAACATCTGAACTAGCAAAAGACTGAGAAATTTCAACAACCTCCATGTATTCCTGAGGAAAATTGATTTATTCAGAGATTTCAAAATATTTTTGTTGACAAATTAGAAAAAATATGTAGATTAATGGTATATGTTTTATAAATTATGTTATGAAATGGATGATACGCTTTCCCATTTAAAAAAAATTAATTGCGCTGGGAGGCATTATGGCTTTGTCTAAAGAATTAAAGAGAAAGTTAATTAGCGAATATCGGTTACATGAAACCGATACAGGGTCACCTGAGGTTCAAATCGTTATCTTGACTGAAAGAATCAATTTATTAACTGAACATCTTAAAGCCCACCCAAAAGATAAGCATTCTCGACGGGGCTTAATCAAGATGGTTAATGAACGTCGCCGGCATCTGAATTATCTTTATCAACATCATCGCGAACGGTATAAAGCAATTGTAGAAAAACTGGGCTTGCGCGGCATATGATAAAGATAACGAAACTAGATACTTCGGTTAATTAAAAAGATGAAGAAGGTTGAGATTGAGATTAATAAACGAAAATTGATATTAGAAACCGGGCTTTTGGCTCGTCAGGCTTCAGGTAGTGTTTTGGTGCGTTATGGCGATACGATTGTATTAGTTAGTGCAGTTTATAATAAAGAAGTATCTATAGAACAGGAATTTTTACCACTCACCGTCGATTATCGAGAACCTACCTACGCTGCAGGTAAAATTCCCGGTGGTTTTTTTAAGCGCGAAGGAAAGCCTCGAGATAAAGAGATTTTGGTTTCAAGGTTAATGGACCGTCCAATCCGTCCACTTTTTCCAAAAGAATATAATAACGAAACACAAATCACCGGCTTTTTACTTTCCAGTGATTTAGAAAACGAAGGAGATTTTTTGGGTATTATTGGTGCTTCCAGTGCACTTCTGATTTCAGAAATTCCTTACACGACTCCAATTGGGGCAGTCCGAATTGCAAAAATTGATGGCGATTTTATCATAAATCCCTTGCTGTCCGAACAAGACCAAGCCACACTAAATTTAATCGTCTGTGGTACCAAAGATTCAATCGTTATGCTGGAAGGAGGAGCGAAAGAAATCAGCAATGAGGATTTTATCGCTGCATTAAAGTTTGCCCAACCGGAGATTCAAAAAATTATTGAAATGCAAGAAGAATTGCGCAATGCTGTGGGAAAACCTAAAATTGATATTGAGGAACTATTACCCAA
The window above is part of the candidate division WOR-3 bacterium genome. Proteins encoded here:
- the rpsO gene encoding 30S ribosomal protein S15 is translated as MALSKELKRKLISEYRLHETDTGSPEVQIVILTERINLLTEHLKAHPKDKHSRRGLIKMVNERRRHLNYLYQHHRERYKAIVEKLGLRGI